In Amycolatopsis methanolica 239, a single genomic region encodes these proteins:
- a CDS encoding IS982 family transposase, whose amino-acid sequence MTTDLNTLLTALYVKIDDHLAGRRRMGRPPKLTDAELVTLAVAQALLGFTSEARWLRFLPARMPGAFRYLPGQSGYNRRLRAALPLIKHVMRWLAADTDLWTDTTWIVDSTPVECGRSRPTVKRSELAGWAKYGFCRSHSRWFWGLRLHLVCTPAGLPVAWALADPKIDERQVLMAICDHEPHLLTDRPGLLIIADKGYVSRELDHYLTERGVRLIRPSYRNRRPHPGEPLLKSIRQLIESVNDTLKGQLDLEQHGGRTIEGVGTRVAQRLLALTAAIWHNRATGQPITRSLTAYDH is encoded by the coding sequence GTGACGACCGACCTGAACACCCTTCTCACCGCACTCTACGTCAAGATCGACGACCATCTCGCGGGCAGGCGGCGGATGGGCAGACCGCCGAAGCTGACCGACGCTGAGCTGGTCACGCTGGCCGTCGCCCAGGCGTTGCTGGGGTTCACCTCCGAGGCCCGCTGGCTGCGGTTCCTGCCCGCCCGGATGCCCGGCGCGTTCCGCTACCTGCCCGGCCAGTCCGGCTACAACCGTCGCCTGCGCGCTGCGCTGCCACTGATCAAGCACGTGATGCGCTGGCTGGCGGCCGATACCGACCTGTGGACCGACACCACCTGGATCGTCGACTCCACCCCGGTGGAGTGCGGCCGGTCCCGACCGACGGTCAAGCGCTCAGAGCTGGCCGGCTGGGCCAAGTACGGCTTCTGCCGCTCACACTCCCGCTGGTTCTGGGGACTGCGGCTGCATCTGGTCTGCACCCCTGCCGGACTCCCGGTGGCCTGGGCGCTGGCGGACCCGAAGATCGACGAGCGGCAGGTACTCATGGCGATCTGCGACCACGAACCCCACCTGCTCACCGACCGCCCCGGCCTGCTGATCATCGCCGACAAGGGCTACGTCTCCCGCGAACTCGACCACTACCTCACCGAGCGCGGGGTCCGGCTGATCCGACCGTCCTACCGCAACCGCCGGCCCCATCCCGGCGAGCCGCTGCTCAAGTCCATCCGCCAGCTCATCGAGTCAGTCAACGACACCCTCAAAGGCCAACTCGACCTCGAACAGCACGGCGGACGCACCATCGAAGGCGTCGGAACCCGCGTCGCCCAACGCCTCCTGGCCCTCACCGCCGCCATCTGGCACAACCGCGCCACCGGCCAACCCATCACCCGATCACTGACCGCCTACGACCACTAA
- a CDS encoding SRPBCC family protein, protein MRVNDYHFRDTWLLSAPVRTVFDAVTDVAGYPLWWPDVREVTRLDDDTAQLVCRAALPYVLVIRMRRAEQDPDRGRLRVHLTGDLEGSLAAVVLGRPGGTRLEITQRVLATKPLLRTLSPLARPVFRANHALMMRRGRRGLQHHLSAAGAR, encoded by the coding sequence ATGCGGGTCAACGACTACCACTTCCGGGACACCTGGCTGCTCTCCGCGCCCGTGCGCACCGTGTTCGACGCGGTCACCGACGTCGCCGGGTATCCGCTCTGGTGGCCGGACGTGCGTGAGGTCACCCGCCTCGACGACGACACCGCCCAGCTCGTCTGCCGCGCCGCGCTGCCGTACGTGCTCGTCATCCGCATGCGCCGCGCCGAGCAGGATCCGGACCGCGGCCGCCTGCGCGTCCACCTGACCGGCGACCTCGAAGGCTCACTCGCGGCGGTCGTCCTCGGCAGGCCTGGCGGCACCCGGCTGGAGATCACCCAGCGGGTCCTCGCCACGAAACCGCTGTTGCGCACCCTCTCCCCGCTGGCGCGGCCGGTGTTCCGCGCCAACCACGCCCTGATGATGCGGCGTGGCAGGCGCGGACTCCAGCACCACCTCAGCGCAGCGGGTGCGCGCTGA
- a CDS encoding alpha/beta hydrolase family esterase: protein MRARRLVIAVAAAITGTLLAAPAATASGIVDFPVPSAGCGHPAPVPAGQSVTRTVTSGGLTRSYLLHVPADYRPDRPDPLVLSFHGHGRTAEYQEELSGFSGRSVIAVYPQGLTGTDGESAWTGAPYSAAADDVLFTSDLLNQVQRELCVDPRRVFAAGKSNGGGFTGVLACRLSGRIAAFAPVSGAFYPQGGECHPSRPAPVLDFHGTADATIPYAGDPARGLPSIPDWLAGWASLDGCAAEPVVRDLGDGVRVERWRSCDADVVHYRVEGLGHDWPSTAPNPDSDVPSVIDATPVILRFFSAHPLR, encoded by the coding sequence ATGCGCGCCCGGCGGCTGGTGATCGCGGTGGCGGCCGCGATCACCGGCACCCTCCTGGCCGCTCCGGCCGCCACCGCGTCGGGGATCGTCGATTTCCCCGTGCCGTCCGCCGGCTGCGGCCACCCCGCACCCGTGCCGGCGGGACAGAGCGTGACCCGCACCGTCACCTCGGGCGGGCTCACGCGCAGCTACCTGCTGCACGTTCCGGCGGACTACCGGCCCGACCGGCCGGATCCGCTGGTCCTGTCCTTCCACGGCCACGGCCGCACCGCCGAGTACCAGGAGGAGCTGTCCGGCTTCTCCGGCCGGTCGGTGATCGCGGTCTACCCGCAGGGTCTGACCGGGACCGACGGGGAGAGCGCGTGGACGGGCGCGCCGTACTCGGCCGCCGCGGACGACGTGCTGTTCACCAGCGACCTGCTGAACCAGGTGCAGCGCGAACTGTGCGTCGACCCGCGGCGCGTGTTCGCGGCGGGCAAGTCCAACGGCGGCGGGTTCACCGGGGTGCTGGCCTGCCGGCTTAGCGGGCGGATCGCGGCGTTCGCGCCGGTGTCCGGGGCGTTCTACCCGCAGGGCGGCGAGTGCCACCCGTCGCGGCCGGCGCCGGTGCTGGACTTCCACGGCACCGCGGACGCGACCATCCCCTACGCCGGCGATCCGGCGCGCGGGTTGCCGTCCATTCCGGACTGGCTGGCGGGCTGGGCGTCGCTTGACGGTTGTGCCGCGGAGCCCGTGGTGCGTGATCTCGGGGACGGGGTGCGGGTCGAGCGGTGGCGGTCCTGTGACGCGGACGTCGTGCACTACCGGGTCGAGGGCCTGGGCCACGACTGGCCGAGCACCGCCCCCAACCCGGATTCGGACGTCCCGTCGGTGATCGACGCGACGCCGGTGATCCTCCGGTTCTTCAGCGCGCACCCGCTGCGCTGA